One segment of Mugil cephalus isolate CIBA_MC_2020 chromosome 14, CIBA_Mcephalus_1.1, whole genome shotgun sequence DNA contains the following:
- the LOC125019873 gene encoding CD209 antigen-like protein C isoform X1 has protein sequence MRRPLSNIEETIELTPSSQDLDTFTRMSPRQSYVEGEAPASQPVKPKRGSKVTWALLVVCVLLAAALIVICRLSVDNWRTNKNLQTLMKENEVLKKNITESQCKTPPVVQPTCPTPPVLNEPCHICEADWEQHGGQCYYFSTNKSTWNQSRDECRGRGGDLVKIDSREEQIFLEGRLRDKMTEAEDKFWIGLTDSQTEGTWLWVDGSALTTDTSLTFWARQEPDNWTGHNNEYPEGQDCARMGERGGAADLKCWFDKSCKVPHKSICEK, from the exons CAGAATGAGCCCTCGACAGAGCTACGTAGAAG GTGAAGCTCCTGCTTCTCAACCAGTAAAACCAAAGagagggtcaaaggtcacatggGCCCTGCTGGTGGTCTGTGTTCTCCTGGCAGCTGCTCTCATCGTCATTTGCCGTCTCT CTGTAGATAACTGGAGAACCAACAAAAATCTCCAGACACTGATGAAAGAGAATGAAGTTTTGAAGAAGAACATCACAG AGAGTCAATGTAAAACTCCACCAGTTGTGCAGCCTACATGTCCAACACCTCCAGTATTGA ATGAACCATGTCACATATGTGAAGCCGACTGGGAGCAACATGGAGGACAGTGCTATTATTTCTCCACCAATAAATCAACCTGGAACCAGAGCAGAGATGAATgtagaggtagaggaggagaccTGGTGAAGATagacagcagagaggagcag ATATTCCTGGAGGGAAGACTGAGAGACAAAATGACTGAAGCTGAGGACAAGTTCTGGATCGGACTGACAGACTCACAGACAGAGGGGACATGGTTGTGGGTGGACGGCTCAGCACTGACTACAGATACAAG tttgactttttgGGCCAGGCAAGAACCAGACAACTGGACAGGGCACAATAATGAATATCCAGAAGGACAGGACTGTGCGAGgatgggggagagaggaggagctgctgaccTGAAGTGTTGGTTTGATAAATCCTGCAAAGTTCCTCATAAAAGTATTTGTGAGAAATAA
- the LOC125019873 gene encoding CD209 antigen-like protein C isoform X2, with the protein MSPRQSYVEGEAPASQPVKPKRGSKVTWALLVVCVLLAAALIVICRLSVDNWRTNKNLQTLMKENEVLKKNITESQCKTPPVVQPTCPTPPVLNEPCHICEADWEQHGGQCYYFSTNKSTWNQSRDECRGRGGDLVKIDSREEQIFLEGRLRDKMTEAEDKFWIGLTDSQTEGTWLWVDGSALTTDTSLTFWARQEPDNWTGHNNEYPEGQDCARMGERGGAADLKCWFDKSCKVPHKSICEK; encoded by the exons ATGAGCCCTCGACAGAGCTACGTAGAAG GTGAAGCTCCTGCTTCTCAACCAGTAAAACCAAAGagagggtcaaaggtcacatggGCCCTGCTGGTGGTCTGTGTTCTCCTGGCAGCTGCTCTCATCGTCATTTGCCGTCTCT CTGTAGATAACTGGAGAACCAACAAAAATCTCCAGACACTGATGAAAGAGAATGAAGTTTTGAAGAAGAACATCACAG AGAGTCAATGTAAAACTCCACCAGTTGTGCAGCCTACATGTCCAACACCTCCAGTATTGA ATGAACCATGTCACATATGTGAAGCCGACTGGGAGCAACATGGAGGACAGTGCTATTATTTCTCCACCAATAAATCAACCTGGAACCAGAGCAGAGATGAATgtagaggtagaggaggagaccTGGTGAAGATagacagcagagaggagcag ATATTCCTGGAGGGAAGACTGAGAGACAAAATGACTGAAGCTGAGGACAAGTTCTGGATCGGACTGACAGACTCACAGACAGAGGGGACATGGTTGTGGGTGGACGGCTCAGCACTGACTACAGATACAAG tttgactttttgGGCCAGGCAAGAACCAGACAACTGGACAGGGCACAATAATGAATATCCAGAAGGACAGGACTGTGCGAGgatgggggagagaggaggagctgctgaccTGAAGTGTTGGTTTGATAAATCCTGCAAAGTTCCTCATAAAAGTATTTGTGAGAAATAA